Part of the Novipirellula artificiosorum genome, ATCGCATTCCTGGATCTCAGGACCGACGCATTCCGCGGGAGTACCTGATCAAATTCCTAAAGGAACACGGCATGCCCCTGGGAGACTTGGAAGACGAAGCGATGGCGAAATGCCTGATCGTCGCCCAAGACCAGGTGCTGATCGAGAACCTCAAGCGAGAATTGCCGCCCGAGAAAGCGTTCAAAGTGGCTGTGGCCGCGAGCGGTTTCGAGGCTGGCATTCAAGCCGAAAGCTTCAATCCCGACTGTATCATCGTCGACTTCTCGATCGGTAAGATCGAGGCAGTGCAGATTTGTCAAAACCTGCGAAAGAACATCGACTTTACCGATATCGTCCTGATTGCGTTGCTCCCCGACGACGGGCAACCGATGAGCTTCGACCGAAGCAGCATCAACGAGACGTTCAAAAAGCCGTTCGACGCGCACCTGCTCGCCGAACGCCTGCGAACGCTTGTCGGAAGCAAGAAAGAATTGGTCTAGCGTCCGTCGCTCGTGGGCAAAGCGAAAGCCAAGCCAACCGGCGGATCGAGATTCCAGAATGCCTCGTCAAATAAAGACGTCGTACGCCATCCCGCGGTGTACGGCGTTTTTTTTGATTCATCCTCAGAATCTGTGAGGTCTCGGCACTCGAACATCGAATGACTTACCCGCAAAGGTTGTGGATGCGGCTTTTTTTTGACGCCAGCACAAACCAATGTCAGACCCCAGATCAGCGATGCACCTCGAATGACTTGACGAGTCGCTCAAACCCACGATACTGCCCGGCTGACATCTGACATCTGACATCTGACATCTGACATCTGACATCTGACATCTGACATCTGACATCTGACATCTCCCCTTGTCTCACTTTACACCTTCGGGCGACGCCCAAATGGTCGATGTGTCGACCAAAGCGATTACGGTTCGCCAAGCGGTAGCTACCGCGGAAATCGTGATGAATTCCGCTACCGCCGGCGTGATCCGTCATCAATCTGCGGCCAAAGGAGATGTGCTTGGTGTCGCTCGCTTGGCGGGCATCCAGGCGACAAAGCTGACGGCGCAGCTCATTCCATTGTGCCATTCCATCCCGATCGAATCGGTTACCATCGATTTTCAATGGGTGGTCGAAGGTCCCGAGCAACGACCGGAGGGCGAGAAACAAACGCTGCTCTGCGTCGCCACCGTTCGCACCTCAGCAAAAACGGGCGTCGAAATGGAAGCGATGACCGCCGCGTCGATCGCAGCCTTGACCGTTTATGACATGGTCAAATCGATCGACAAGGCGATTTCCATCGGTCCGATCGTGTTGCAGCATAAATCGGGTGGCAAGTCGGGCGATTTTCATCGCAATTAGCCTCGGTCTGCCCTCTCCCCAAAGTGCTGCCAATCCGTAATGCTTACGCCACCCCAGCATGGGGATGCCCACGAGAATCCTGAGAATCCGCAGTGACGCCTTGGCGGTTAACCCTCTTCGCTGATTGCGGTTTCTCCCTCAGCGGCACTCACCCCATGGCTCTCATATAATCGGTTTCGCCGAAATGGACTCGACCTCAACCCTTCGCAGCGTTCCTTTGTCGCACTCTTTTAACTGTGAAAATGCCGACGTTTCGGATCTCGAGCCCACATCGGCTTCGGAGCTGACCGACGCGTCGAAACAACAAATCGCTAGGATGTACAGTGCGATTTCTGACGAAATGGAGCAGATTGAGCAGCGGTTTCAGCTCGAATTGCAAACCCCTTACGAATCGTTGGTCCCAATCCTACGCCACGGAACCCAATTGGGGGGGAAGCGACTGCGGCCCGCAATGTTGCTGCTTTCGGCTGCTGCCTGCGGGAAACTTAGCGCGGATCATGTCGCTTTAGGGACGGTGATCGAGATGGTTCACACCGCGACCTTGATTCATGACGACGTCTTGGACGCAGCCGACACACGGCGGCATGTGCCAACGGTCAATGCGATGTGGAATAACCACACCAGCATCTTGTTGGGCGATTACCTGTTTGCTCAGGCGTTTCGTTTGGCTGCGACGTTAGGTTCGATCGAGGTATGCCAGTGGCTTGGCGAAGCTTCGAGATTGATCTGCGAAGGGGAGATGCGACAGGTTCTAACGCGTGATGTGATTGATTTGGATGAGCCGACCTACTTGGAGATGATTCAAGGCAAGACGGCGGAGCTTTGCCGTGTCGGTTGCAGATTGGGCGCCAGATTCGCAGGTGGATCGCCTGCGGCAATTGAGGCGCTTTCGAGCTACGGAAACTCGCTCGGCATCGCCTTTCAAATCGCGGATGACTACCTCGATCTTTGGGGCAGCGACCAACGCGCCGGCAAGACCTTGGGAACCGATTTAGAACAAGGCAAAATGACGTTGCCACTGATTCGCTTGCTGTGCACGGCATCGGAGGGAGATCGAAAACAGATTCGTCGCTTGCTGTCAGGGCCGAGCCATGATCGAGCCGAGCGGCTAGCTCCTTGGATCGATCAAAGCGACGCGAAGCTTTACACGCAGCAAGTGGCGGACAACTATCGGCAATCGGCGATCGATTCGCTGGAATTGCTCGATCAGAGTGAAGCGAAGGAATCGCTGATCGCGATCGCCAACTTCGCCGTGCATCGACGTTTCTGACACAGTCAATCCTATGAGCACTCGAACGGACGACGAAGCCGAAGCCCATCCGCTTCGAGATCGACGCCCCCCCTTTGACGATAGGACTTGGACCTCGGTCGCCGGGATTGCGATCGTTGCACTGTCATCGCTCTTGCTCATCATCAGCGATGTTTCGCCAGCGGTGACGTTCGCCATCATCCTGGCCATCGCGGTTGCCGTGGGGTTTGCGCACCTGCGGATCGAACGCTCGCGGGATCGGGCGGTGAGCAAGCAATTGCGGCGATCCGCTGCAAGGGCGCAGCAATCGGACCGTGAGCTTCAGACGTTGAAAATGTCGGCGGAACAAGCGACTTTGGCGCTGACGAAGATGCGTGACGGAGTGATCATGTTGTCACCACTTCACGAAATCTTGGTCATCAATCCGTGGGCTCGACGTTTGTTGGTCTTGTCATCCGAAGGAGATTTACGTGGCCGGCGGTTCCGCGAAGTCGTGCGGATTCCCGAACTGGTCCAGGCCGTTGATGCAGCGTTCGGAGGAACGACCCCCCAGAAACTAATGCTGGAGATCGTCGACGGGGTGGACACGCGGCCGGTGAAAGTTCGTGTTGACCGCGTCACGCCCGACGACGAGACCAACTTGCTGATGACGCTACGCGACGAGAC contains:
- a CDS encoding helix-turn-helix domain-containing protein, giving the protein MKVFTTGQVAKICKVAPRTVSKWFDSGRLKGYRIPGSQDRRIPREYLIKFLKEHGMPLGDLEDEAMAKCLIVAQDQVLIENLKRELPPEKAFKVAVAASGFEAGIQAESFNPDCIIVDFSIGKIEAVQICQNLRKNIDFTDIVLIALLPDDGQPMSFDRSSINETFKKPFDAHLLAERLRTLVGSKKELV
- the moaC gene encoding cyclic pyranopterin monophosphate synthase MoaC; translation: MSHFTPSGDAQMVDVSTKAITVRQAVATAEIVMNSATAGVIRHQSAAKGDVLGVARLAGIQATKLTAQLIPLCHSIPIESVTIDFQWVVEGPEQRPEGEKQTLLCVATVRTSAKTGVEMEAMTAASIAALTVYDMVKSIDKAISIGPIVLQHKSGGKSGDFHRN
- a CDS encoding polyprenyl synthetase family protein; its protein translation is MDSTSTLRSVPLSHSFNCENADVSDLEPTSASELTDASKQQIARMYSAISDEMEQIEQRFQLELQTPYESLVPILRHGTQLGGKRLRPAMLLLSAAACGKLSADHVALGTVIEMVHTATLIHDDVLDAADTRRHVPTVNAMWNNHTSILLGDYLFAQAFRLAATLGSIEVCQWLGEASRLICEGEMRQVLTRDVIDLDEPTYLEMIQGKTAELCRVGCRLGARFAGGSPAAIEALSSYGNSLGIAFQIADDYLDLWGSDQRAGKTLGTDLEQGKMTLPLIRLLCTASEGDRKQIRRLLSGPSHDRAERLAPWIDQSDAKLYTQQVADNYRQSAIDSLELLDQSEAKESLIAIANFAVHRRF